A single window of Labeo rohita strain BAU-BD-2019 chromosome 4, IGBB_LRoh.1.0, whole genome shotgun sequence DNA harbors:
- the gxylt1b gene encoding glucoside xylosyltransferase 1: protein MRVYFHTFSLCIVIALLSLVFLFSKQDAESFSTGLKQVRAPLEPKQRPTATKSHRLRDVAHKVNSPGQRETSMQLAVVACGERHGEAVNMLKTAAVLSSRGLRFHIFAEEQLHSNIKTALDSWPAFIRAKFSYVVHPISFPHENHEEWSQLFKPCASQRLFLPMILKEVDSLLYVDTDVLFLQPVELIWDMLTHFNSTQLVAMAPEHEEPRIAWYSRFSRHPYYGKTGINSGVMLMNLTRMRVAQFKNDMTSVGLRWDELLMPLLQKYKLNITWGDQDLINIIFHYNPEMVFTLPCHWNYRPDHCIYGSNCIPAEEEGVFMLHGNRGVFHSDKQPAFKAVYDAFKHYTFGEDLITSFLLPLEEALNGTTHTYCGKVSHFFTRGLGKSVRMIQRMTPAGG from the exons ATGCGTGtgtattttcatacatttagtTTGTGCATAGTTATCGCTCTTCTGtctttagtatttttgttcagtaaacaAGATGCTGAAAGTTTTTCGACCGGTTTAAAGCAAGTTAGGGCGCCGCTGGAACCAAAACAACGACCCACCGCGACCAAATCACACAGACTCCG AGATGTTGCGCACAAGGTGAATTCACCTGGACAGCGAGAGACGTCGATGCAGCTGGCTGTGGTGGCCTGTGGAGAGAGACACGGAGAAGCTGTCAACATGCTCAAGACCGCAGCGGTGCTCAGCAGCCGAGGCTTGAGATTTCACATCTTTGCAGAGGAGCAGTTACACTCCAACATTAAAACAGCA CTGGATTCCTGGCCCGCTTTCATCCGAGCGAAATTCAGCTATGTCGTTCACCCCATTTCATTTCCCCATGAGAACCATGAAGAGTGGAGTCAGCTTTTCAAGCCGTGTGCATCACAGAGACTCTTCTTACCG ATGATTCTGAAGGAAGTGGACTCCTTACTTTATGTGGACACTGATGTCCTCTTTTTACAGCCTGTAGAGCTGATCTGGGACATGTTGACGCATTTTAACTCCACACAGTTAGTAGCCATGGCACCAGAGCACGAGGAGCCGCGGATTGCCTGGTATAGTCGCTTCTCCCGGCATCCGTATTATGGAAAAACTGGAATCAACTCTGGCGTCATGCTGATGAATTTGACCCGGATGCGAGTGGCACAATTCAAG AATGACATGACCTCTGTTGGTCTACGTTGGGACGAGCTTCTGATGCCTCTGTTGCAGAAATACAAGCTTAACATAACCTGGGGTGATCAAGATCTGATAAATATCATCTTCCATTACAATCCAG AAATGGTATTTACCTTGCCCTGCCACTGGAACTACCGTCCTGACCACTGCATCTACGGCAGCAACTGCATCCCGGCAGAGGAAGAGGGTGTTTTCATGCTACATGGCAACAGAGGAGTATTTCACAGTGACAAACAGCCTGCCTTCAAGGCTGTATATGACGCTTTCAAACAT TACACATTTGGAGAGGATCTCATAACATCATTTTTGTTACCACTAGAGGAGGCGCTGAATGGAACCACTCATACATACTGTGGGAAAGTTAGTCATTTCTTTACCAGAGGACTTGGAAAGTCTGTAAGGATGATCCAGAGAATGACTCCAGCAGGTGGCTGA